The following coding sequences lie in one Streptomyces venezuelae genomic window:
- a CDS encoding PadR family transcriptional regulator has translation MSIGHTLLGLLESGPRHGYDLKRAFDEKFGHDKPLHYGQVYSTMSRLLKNGLVEVDGIEAGGGPERKRYAITEAGITDVQRWLATPEKPEPYLQSTLYTKVVLALLTERDAAELLDVQRAEHLRLMRILTDRKRKGDLADQLICDHALFHLEADLRWLELTAARLGKLALEVRSA, from the coding sequence ATGTCCATTGGCCACACCCTTCTGGGACTCCTGGAGTCCGGCCCCCGGCACGGATACGACCTCAAGCGCGCCTTCGACGAGAAGTTCGGGCACGACAAACCCCTGCACTACGGACAGGTCTACTCGACCATGTCCCGCCTCCTGAAGAACGGCCTCGTCGAGGTCGACGGCATAGAGGCGGGCGGCGGCCCCGAGCGCAAGCGGTACGCGATCACCGAGGCCGGCATCACGGACGTCCAGCGGTGGCTCGCCACCCCGGAGAAGCCGGAGCCCTACCTCCAGTCGACCCTCTACACCAAGGTCGTCCTCGCGCTCCTCACCGAACGCGACGCCGCCGAACTCCTCGATGTCCAGCGCGCCGAACACCTGCGCCTGATGCGCATCCTCACCGACCGCAAGCGCAAGGGCGACCTCGCCGACCAGCTGATCTGCGACCACGCGCTGTTCCACCTCGAAGCCGATCTGCGCTGGCTGGAGCTCACCGCCGCGCGCCTCGGCAAGCTCGCCCTGGAGGTGCGCTCCGCATGA
- a CDS encoding ABC transporter ATP-binding protein yields the protein MTPAGSLLVAQGLRKSYGPTTALDGAAFSIHPGEVVAVMGPSGSGKSTLLHCLAGIVRPDEGSITYNGRSLTGLSDAELSALRRSEFGFVFQFGQLVPELTCVENVALPLRLNGAKRKEAEATARTWMERLEVDDVAAKRPGEVSGGQGQRVAVARALATSPRVIFADEPTGALDSLNGERVMELLTDAARSTNAAVVLVTHETRVAAYSDREIIVRDGRSRDMERIV from the coding sequence ATGACCCCCGCAGGTTCCCTTCTCGTGGCCCAAGGACTCCGCAAGTCGTACGGCCCCACCACCGCGCTCGACGGCGCGGCCTTCTCCATCCACCCCGGTGAGGTCGTCGCCGTCATGGGTCCCTCCGGCTCCGGAAAGTCGACCCTGCTGCACTGTCTCGCCGGGATCGTCCGTCCCGACGAGGGCTCCATCACGTACAACGGCCGCTCCCTGACCGGCCTCTCGGACGCGGAGCTGAGCGCGCTGCGCCGCAGCGAGTTCGGGTTCGTCTTCCAGTTCGGCCAGCTCGTCCCCGAGCTCACCTGCGTCGAGAACGTCGCGCTCCCGCTGCGGCTGAACGGCGCGAAGCGCAAGGAGGCCGAGGCCACCGCCCGCACCTGGATGGAGCGCCTGGAGGTCGACGACGTCGCCGCCAAGCGGCCCGGCGAGGTCTCGGGCGGCCAGGGCCAGCGCGTCGCCGTCGCCCGCGCGCTCGCCACGAGCCCGCGTGTGATCTTCGCCGACGAGCCGACCGGCGCCCTCGACTCCCTCAACGGCGAGCGCGTCATGGAGCTTCTGACCGACGCCGCGCGCTCCACCAACGCGGCCGTGGTCCTCGTGACCCACGAGACCCGCGTCGCCGCCTACTCCGACCGCGAGATCATCGTGCGCGACGGCCGCTCCCGCGACATGGAGCGGATCGTATGA